From Erigeron canadensis isolate Cc75 chromosome 8, C_canadensis_v1, whole genome shotgun sequence, one genomic window encodes:
- the LOC122580494 gene encoding transcription repressor OFP7-like, giving the protein MPKFKLKIFKSCRSKDPSTLPIPITPPKNHHHHHQPHRSSFKSHVSSAFGCGSKSIDNSDSDNYFQWQEDDQWHVVAKIYDVESPRKKIYNSSVSEDNNSDDDDDVFPLPLLPLPRLVVNKRQRRRGSKKIMNINGKSKNMIGCFDTERTSNNVETETETESLISSSRSFSTDSSTDFNPQLETIRENSVTTTNRHKPKKKRPTSFSKRTKRVYKNGMLTFSCKSGSGSSGTAGTGTTSASPEWGSPARLSVFKKMIPCNVEGKIKESFAIVKKSEDPYDDFKKSMLEMIMEKQMYEESDLEQLLQCFLSLNSRFHHGVIVEAFSEIWDTMFGAINDDHDHDLTSS; this is encoded by the coding sequence atgccAAAATTCAAGCTGAAAATCTTCAAATCATGTCGCTCAAAAGACCCTTCTACTCTCCCAATTCCAATTACACCACCcaaaaaccaccaccaccaccaccaaccacaCCGATCTTCTTTCAAAAGCCATGTCTCATCCGCTTTCGGATGTGGGTCCAAATCCATCGACAATTCCGACTCAGACAACTATTTCCAATGGCAAGAAGACGACCAATGGCACGTCGTCGCTAAAATCTACGACGTCGAATCGCCTAGAAAAAAAATCTACAACTCATCTGTCTCCGAGGATAACAACTcggatgacgatgatgatgttttcccacttccattacTTCCTCTACCACGCCTAGTCGTTAATAAAAGACAACGTAGGCGTGGtagtaaaaaaataatgaatattAATGGGAAGTCAAAAAACATGATTGGTTGTTTCGATACTGAAAGAACCAGTAATAATGTTGAAACAGAAACCGAAACCGAAAGTTTGATTTCTTCTTCTAGAAGCTTCTCAACCGATTCATCAACTGATTTTAATCCACAACTAGAAACCATCCGTGAAAATTCGGTTACTACTACAAACAGACACAAACCGAAAAAGAAGCGGCCCACTTCTTTTTCAAAACGTACTAAGCGTGTTTATAAAAATGGAATGTTGACATTTTCTTGTAAAAGTGGTTCTGGTTCCAGCGGTACTGCTGGAACCGGGACCACTAGTGCCTCGCCGGAGTGGGGATCTCCAGCGAGGCTTTCGGTATTTAAGAAAATGATACCGTGTAATGTGGAAGGAAAAATTAAGGAAAGTTTTGCAATAGTGAAAAAGTCAGAAGATCCATATGATGATTTTAAGAAGTCAATGTTGGAGATGATAATGGAGAAACAAATGTATGAAGAGAGTGATTTGGAACAGCTTTTACAATGTTTCTTGTCTTTAAATTCAAGGTTTCATCATGGGGTCATTGTGGAAGCTTTTTCGGAGATTTGGGACACCATGTTTGGTGCTATTAatgatgatcatgatcatgATTTAACTTCTTCATAA